One region of Nycticebus coucang isolate mNycCou1 chromosome 10, mNycCou1.pri, whole genome shotgun sequence genomic DNA includes:
- the LOC128596367 gene encoding neuroblastoma breakpoint family member 4-like has product MHSLFMQCCVQIHEQARELTQLCQQLWEGTAVSSSLSEHLQTLLTQEGDDNHQEEVAEGLRLAESLTGLLSPENPEEVEVDQEPLDDQNSEFNFLVEAQWRELKHLYYKLQAGRAASSSLTGHLQAIVSHDHPDCSQGQGRRQHLAEGRRLVNHLAHLLSPETYEDEEDEEVATLASSFHSELQEGTVNALSEALNGQDVPPSGGPDMCGGQEHLSGASTGFLSEESEGSTVLEGAGEYGYEAAPMQDACLQGPWSEDLSPQVSEVQASNTQLQKSTPEANCLQLQLNQHWDCGHDLAMWSIPCTPWSLFTSADSGHQWLLLPAAQPSLTTLTQTVSVLLAAPGVLKQTISKRTLLVSKWRLTCSSPGLQLRVQRYQVLLEL; this is encoded by the exons ATGCACTCACTTTTCAT GCAATGCTGTGTCCAGATTCATGAGCAGGCGCGAGAGCTGACCCAGCTGTGCCAACAGTTGTGGGAAGGGACGGCTGTGTCCTCGTCACTCAGTGAGCATCTCCAGACCCTCCTCACCCAGGAGGGTGACGACAACCACCAGGAGGAAGTGGCGGAGGGGCTCAGGCTGGCGGAGAGCCTCACCGGCTTGCTCAGCCCAG AAAATCCTGAGGAAGTTGAAGTAGATCAAGAACCACTGGATGACCAAAACAG TGAGTTCAACTTCCTTGTGGAAGCCCAGTGGCGAGAGCTGAAGCATCTCTACTACAAGTTACAGGCAGGGAGGGCTGCGTCCTCCTCCCTCACTGGGCATCTCCAGGCCATTGTCAGCCACGACCATCCTGACTGCTCGCAGGGTCAAGGTCGTAGACAACACCTGGCGGAGGGGCGCAGGCTGGTGAATCATCTGGCCCACTTGCTCAGCCCAG AAACCTACGAggatgaggaagatgaagaggtGGCCACACTGGCCTCCAG CTTCCACAGTGAGCTACAGGAGGGGACAGTGAATGCACTTTCTGAGGCCCTGAATGGGCAGGATGTCCCTCCCTCTGGGGGTCCTGATATGTGTGGTGGCCAAGAGCATCTCAGCGGAGCTAGCACTGGCTTTCTGTCTGAGGAGTCTGAGGGCAGCACTGTTCTCGAGGGAGCAGGTGAATACGGCTATGAAGCAG CTCCCATGCAGGACGCCTGTCTCCAAGGGCCTTGGAGTGAAGACCTGAGCCCCCAAGTGTCAGAGGTACAAGCCTCAAACACACAGCTTCAGAAGAGCACTCCGGAAGCCAACTGTTTGCAGCTGCAGCTGAACCAGCATTGGGACTGTGGCCATGACCTTGCCATGTGGAGCATCCCTTGCACCCCCTGGAGCCTCTTTACCAGCGCAGACTCTGGACACCAGTGGCTACTTCtcccag CAGCCCAGCCAAGTCTCACCACACTGACCCAGACAGTCTCTGTGCTGCTCGCTGCCCCAGGTGTCCTGAAACAGACCATTAGCAAGAGGACATTGCTGGTCAGCAAGTGGAGACTAACGTGCAGCTCCCCAGGCCTCCAGCTTCGGGTGCAGAG